In Leptodactylus fuscus isolate aLepFus1 chromosome 9, aLepFus1.hap2, whole genome shotgun sequence, the genomic window atgtacagtccttggtcatgggatgtacagtccttggtcatgggatgtacagtccttggtcatgggatgtacagtccttggtcatgggatgtacagtccttggtcatgggatgtacagtccttggtcatgggatgtacagtccttggtcatgggatgtacagtccatggtcatgggatgtacagtccatggtcatgggatgtacagtccatggtcatgggatgtacagtccatggtcatgggatgtacagtccatggtcatgggatgtacagtccatggtcatgggatgtacagtccatggtcatgggatgtacagtccatggtcatgggatgtacagtccatggtcatgggatgtacagtccatggtcatgggatgtacagtccatggtcatgggatgtacagtccatggtcatgggatgtacagtccatggtcatgggatgtacagtccatggtcatgggatgtacagtccatggtcatgggatgtacagtccatggtcatgggatgtacagtccatggtcatgtgatagtacagtccatggtcatgtgataattcagtccatggtcatgtgataatacaGGTCATGGTTatgggatgtacagtccttggtcatgggatgtacagtccttggtcatgggatgtacagtccatggtcatgtgataatacagtccatggtcatgggatgtacagtccttggtcatggtatgtacagtccatggccatgtgatatacagtccatggtcatgggacgcacagtccttggtcatgggacgtacagtccttggtcatgggacgtacagtccttggtcatgtgataatacagtccttggtcatgtgataatacagtccatggtcatgtgataatacagtccatggtcatgtgataatacagtccatggtcatgggatgtacagtccttggtcatgggatgtacagtccttggtcatgggatgtacagtccttggtcatgggatgtacagtccttggtcatgggatgtacagtccttggtcatgggacgtacagtccttggtcatgtgataatacagtccatggtcatgtgataatacagtccatggtcatgtgataatacagtccatggtcatgtgataatacagtccatggtcatgggatgtacagtccttggtcatgggatgtacagtccttggtcatgggatgtacagtccttggtcatgggatgtacagtccttggtcatgggatgtacagtccttggtcatgggatgtacacacaggtgagaGCATGACTGATAGGAGCAACAAACTATAATAACAGTAGCATGAACCCACCCGGAGGCTCCATTCATATCaagttttatgttgtttttttacacatccgTTTAATAGATCAATTTAATGCATGCAAAAAACAGACGCAAACTGATGTAAACAGCtggccatccatttacatagagggcaatgttttttgtttttttgttgaatgacaaagtattttatgtttttgtgtccttcaaaaatactttttttttcatttatatttcCATCCATGTGATGTGAATGTCAGCCTAAGACTCCAGATTACAATGTAACCCAACATTTCTAtgaataaatgtattattttggACCTTTATCCTTTCATTATGGCACTTTCTCATGCAAGCATTTTCTGTTATCTTTTCAGGCGATGGCACCAATATGCCTAAATCCGTTTCCTCCAAGCAACCTGAAGCAAAGCAAGACACAAAGTCGGTAACTCAGTCTCCCTCTGGAGACAAGCATGCACCCTCTATTAAGAAGACTACAAAACCCACAGCTCCTTCTGCAAGCAAAACACAGCCAAATGTGTCAAGTAATAAACATGGAGGCAGTAAAACCTCAGTGCAAAACCACAAAGAGCCCAAAGCCAAAGTACAAAGTACTTCTAAAGCTTCCACACTGAACCATAAGCCAGGTCAGAAGAGTGCACCGGCTGCCGTAAGGAATAACCACAGCCAGCCTGCACCGTGTATCGAGAAAGACCCCCCTAAACCAGATGCTCCCGAGAGCCCGGTGTCTTCAGTCAATGAAGGGAAACAAGCTGCCGACTGTCAGCCTGTAGAAGGAGCAGACCGTCCTGAAGATGCGCCATTATCTGCACACGAGTGTTGTCAGGATATTTCAATGGGCAATCAAGAATCTATGATACAGAAGCCTAATTTAGAGCATTGCCGTTGCCAAGAAAATAATGCTCCAGCATCTGTTCTTCCTCTCCGATCTAATTCAGAAGAAGACTTGACAGAAGTGGTAAATGAAACAAAGGCGGTAAATGTTGACGGCACAGGGTCAGGTGATTCGCTCTCTCTCAATCTTTCCGGCGAGCAGAGGTCAGACTGTAAAAATATCTGTGACTCAGAGAACTCAAAATGTGCTGACAGCTCAAGCGAAAGCGAGTTGTGTTCTGTAAAAGAAGTTGAAAAAGTTCCAAaacaaaaagaaagagaaaatacGGCATTTCTGGAGGTCTCAAAGACATCCAGCACTAATATGCAAAGCCGTAGTAACGGGACACAATCACGTTTACAAGGTCAACAACGCACGCTGAATAGCACTGAACATTTTGTCACTTGTCCGGCACAAGGTCAGACCTTGGGGTATCAGAGAGACCTGGACATTGAAGAGGTGACCGATATTCATGAGAACTCTGATATGCATTTTATAGGCCAATGGAACAATCACTCCAGCATGTTGCACGAACGCGAGAGTCCAGAATCTGAGAGCGGTAGCGCAAGTACATCCTCCGACGACATCAAGCCAAGGTCTGAAGATTATGATGCCGGTGGCTCGCAAGATGACGATGGCTCAAACGAAAGAGGAATCTCTAAATGTAGCACAATGCGATGTCATGATTTTCTTGGGCGAAGCAGTAGTGACACCAGCACTCCCGAGGAACTGAAGGGTTATGACGGTAGTTTAAGAATCGACGTCAAAATGAAAAAAGACAGCACGGAGTTATTCCGCGTCAACTCTACTAGCGATGATGAAGGACCTAGGAAAAGAACTGAACCTTGGCTGCACAGGGACGGACCGCGGCACAGCGTAAATCACACGGCTGTTTGCAGCAGCGTGCAGTTTTCTCAGGAGATCGAACATCTTTCCTCATCGGCCGACGAGACGGAAGACGAGCGATCAGAGGCAGATAACGCAGCTCCGCAGGCTCCACCAGACGCTGCAGTACAGCCTTTTCAAGGTATCGTAAATTTAGCTTTCGATGATATGGCCGAAGTTGATGGTGAGAATCAAAGGGGGCCTGGCAACAAATCCTTTATGAGATCTGTCCTCCTCTCTGTAGATGAGTGCGAAGAACTCGGATCAGATGAAGCAGATACTCACACTACACATGGACGGAAAACGGCATCTCTAACGCCTTCCGAGGTCTTTGAGAAAGATACAACGGATGGTTCCTCCAAGAAAGAAGATGGCAGACAGATGGAGAATACCAATGAACGTACCTCCTTGGCTGCCAGTCATGAGATTGTGGAAGGAAATTCAGGTGGTGGACTAGAAAATGCCGAATCCGCTACGTGTAAGGGCTTCTACAAACCTACAGAAAGTGAACTTAAGTCACAAGCACGGCCGTGCCATTTAGATCTATACACAGAAATGCCCGCTGACGCACAAAGGTTTTGCTGTACAAAAACTTCTAATGCTTGTAAGAGTCATTTTCTTGACTACCAAGGCAGAGACAACCATGCACCTTCCACTGAAAACTCCAACACTGCTTTATCTGCAGGTAATGAACATTAACCGATAGAGCTGTTATTTATTATGTTTCCCAAATCTATAACTATAATGACAAATAGGATTATTACAGATCAATATCCTTTTCAGTATATTAAGATTATACATATAATTGGCAGAATAGATCCTCCTTGTACAGGGACTTGTAAATGTTTTCAGATCCTTCCCCCTGAGACGAGGACATCTTAGTAGAATGCAGATAAGGGGAATCGCTGTTTTTTGATCAATGATTTGGTCTTGGTAGGCTGGCGCTCAGCTGgctcttaaagggcttgtccaggatttgaacataattgatactgatgaccggATCACTTTTATCCGATTGGTCTGGGTACGACGCAAAGGCCCCACATCAATCAGCTGATGTGGCCACCAGAAGCCATATAGTTCCAGGCTCCAACAGTACAGTGTATGGACTGGaagttgtatacagtatagcgaGTCTGACCCTGACCCATCTGATACTGGtgacctgtcctatggataggttatcaatatcgaTTATCTTCAGGTCCTGGACCCTTTAAGGGACCTTTTACACGTGCAGGTGTATTGCCTATAATGAGCACTGATATAGGAAATCAATCCGTGCTCATTTACTTTTATTTGCCACTTATCGGTAGGGATTCAAGCAAACAATTTTTTGTTCCAACCCCTCCTGTCTCAGAAATACATTGTGTGCCGACAGTACATGGCCTGTTCACACAGGGATATGTACTGTCTACAGATGATCATGTTTCTGTCTATAAAAGATGGCATCAGTCAACGTATGAGTGTTACTCCCTGGCATGGGCAGTGATCGGGAATGAACATTTGTACAGATCGAATGTTCGTTCAGCTGATCGTAAAAAATCCTCCAAACCAGAGGTGATGTTTTGcttatatataattctataccTATCTGTACATGATTTAATTTGTATAGTTTTATCTAACATTGATTTCCTGGTCAGTGTTCTATATGTTGATGAGCGCCACCGCCTGGttcatttacttatttattttctcTTAGCATGTGTTAGTACGGTCACAAAGATCGACTAACACGGCATTGGTGGCATTCTACGTAAGTTGCTCCGTCCCTCATATATATAAATGGACAGATTGTCACTCTCTTTGATTGCCCATAAATGTTATTCGCTAGTCTCTGTGTGTTtcatatagtgtactgtatatagaactTCTGGTCAGGTAGCTTCAACAATAAGAGGAGCCACAAATTatctacattttttattttattttatttttttgtccccaGATGGTGGAAAATGACATacataaaagaataaaataaatccaTTCCATATCTGTCTAGTACGACTAGATTTCCATTTTATTCCTACCAAGCCAGGTTCATATAGAGCAGAGGCCCTGGGTGGAACTTGGACCCGTTAGCTAGTTCCTTCTTCTACATAATTTTGCATTGAATGCACCACAGAACCTTATAAGTAGAGCCATATAGAAAGAAAGGAAGGGATGGCCAGAGCCTAGGCATTTTTATGAGACCTGGGTGACTTTGTGACCATATAGGTTTACCTTTTAAGTTCCTTTCTGAACCCAGTTCCAGAAAAGTATAGCAAGAATATACATCATGCAATGGTGGAATGAGAACAGCGCTCTGCACCAATAGGTTCTGATTTTGGTTTAGCCAACAGTTACTAAGACCTCTTCCATGGTCAGCTTTTGGCACATATAAACgtagtccagtcccattaatgtgaccacctgtcaaaatccagaataaccacctttggcagagcggaccactgcgagacgtgcaggaagagaggagatgttgtgatgatgatcactgagatgttgagccatgccgactccagtgccgtggccagctgcgctatgTTACGCGGTTGAgctccatggcgcaaacaaccccatcgaggtggtcccacagattctcgattgggttcaagttcaggaaatttgctggccaagggagtacggtaaactcatcctggtgatcctccaaccacacacgtacactgcgagctttatgacacgtcgcattgtcctgctggtagatgccatcatcctgaggaaaaacaattcccatgtaggggtgaacatggtcggcaaggatagatgcatacttgtgctgatccatcgtgccttccacaatgatgagtgcacccagatggctgatgacacgtgacttctgccattggttatttaacgttggcggtggtcacattaataggactggactgtgtataataaatatatatatatatatccctggaACAATAAAGTTAGCCATGCATATTAGACTAATGTTGGAAGGACTGTCCAAACATCAAATGTGGATGTGAATGTCCCAACTATCCCCCCAATGGGAAATGTCGGGCATTTTGCTCTCAAAATAAACCACTACTAGATTCCATCCTCCATATACAGAACACGTGAACTTATGGGGATGGAGCAAAAAGCCATTCCCTTTAGACCACTCTTGACTgaacagttttgggttttttgggtGGGGGAATGGGCGACAGCTATTTTGCTCAACTTCCCAAGTGGTGCTTGTGTATTGAATTAGGAGAgcggagaacaaaaggattgaaaTCCAACTTAATCTTTTTCTCTCCAAACATCCGTCACAGGGGGAGTGTTGGGAGGCCTCAGACACATTAGATGGTCTGCTGGACCCATTGAAATTGTCCAGTTTGTTCAAtacaaatctaatgtgtatggccagcttggcACAGGAGTGATTGTTGGATCATTCTTACTACTTGTACCCATGgacatctgtatatacagtaggtgctTAGATATCATCCCCTTATAAGTGCAAAGTCCTGTCCAGTCATCTTTGTCCAGGAGAAAAGTATAAAACAATCTCCATATTCATCTGCCATAATAATGTCAGACTATATTGCCTTATGTATGTCATTGTCCACGATACCGTGGATCATATAATGTGGATATAAAGAATTCCTCATTATAAACCATCTTTCTCGTTCTTTGAGGATTTTAATCTAAAATATCCCGGTCTGTAATTATAGATCTAATACGCCGCTGCTATTCACATCCCTATTACCATCTGGCTTTGTTCTTTTGTCAAAGCTGTTTTAATTCCCCTACTATAACTTGCATGGTATGAGTCTATAAATTGCTGAAAATGGAAAATGCAAATTAATTGGAGATTTTAGTCCTTGTTTTATAATTTAATTAAAGACTAGATAATGGGCAAATTTCCAGACTACTTAAAGGGACACAACATCTGTGCAGAAttcaaagggatcctatcattggatactctttcttttctccctaacacttaggaatagccttaagaaaggctattcttctcctacccctttagatgtcttctccgcgccgccgtttggtagaaatacatgttttctttggtatgcaaatgagttctctcacagcactgggggaggacctcaatgctcaaacagcactgggggcgtccctaatgctgcgagagaactctccagcgacgccttcatcttcttctgtagcgccctctcctcctgtcttcttccgtcctggctttcaatcttctaggcctgtgCATgccctggccacaagaaaatggccacttacaccagcttactgtgtaagcggccattttctttattaaggctattcctatgtattatTTAGGAAAAAAGGATGTCCAACTTGGGCGTACTTTCAATTGATGCATCTCAGTTTGTCCCTAATGAGTGGTCTTAAAGGAAACCTGCCACATCAAACCTAGTGTCTGATCTGCAGGCACCAGGGCATAGAGCGGGAGGAGCTGAACGTggagatatatagttttgtgggggacacttttctctctgtgttTTTCGTGCAGgaaccattgtagtctatggggtctgcgggtttccttaggtaaccacttttttttttatgcagatagatttccgttcagggtccccaagtggaaacccagatgtgaatcgggccttagaacCTATTCATTAAAATGACTGCTATGTCTTTGAGTCCAGTGGGGAGTCCTTAGTGAATGACCGCCTCCCACATTGTCACCATGCATACAGAAATACCACGGACCACCCAAATCATGCTGAATCTTTTTACTCATGATATGTCGGTGTAGTtcgctcctcctgccctatagcATGCTGCCCACAATATGAAGGTCACTGTCCGTCTGTCCTATAGTAGATCAAGCCAAGGACGTGATAGGTGTGAGCATCTCTTacgtttttctgtttttttttactttgctgcCATCTTAAGATTTAGAGTCCCTTTAACTAGATTTGCTAGACTCTTGCATCCCTTTAATTGAAGTATCCTTGTTTTGCAAGCTATGGATGCCTGGCGTTTTGTAAATGGAGAAGGTTGTTGTTCAGATCTGAATGCTGTCTATTACAGTTAGCTGGCGATGTCACCTATGTACCCAATGTGGAGCTAGATAGTTTACCCCTTATGTATTGGGGGTCTCATTCTAAATATATGGGCAGAGCCACAGTCTAGGGTTGTAACGCCGTGTATCGCTTCGTCCGACCATTTGTCTTTTCTGAAATAATCCATTTTCTGTATCAGAAATGTGCTTGCCAGGGCGATCTCGCTGCTTCTTGTTAACTTCTAAACAGTAgcttttttaaggaaaaaaaaaaaagtaaaaaaaattgctgtcTAGAAATCTATGTTTGTGAAATGTCTACGTACTTTGCTGTCTTAACTGATCGTATGTTCGTCTTCAGTGACTATGGGTAAAAGCGCCTAACTATTTTACAATGTGCAGTATTATGAATTATTTCAGGGCACATAGATGATATTGACTCAATGGCACAAACCTGCATGTATGACCATCGTCCTCCAAAGTCCCTTTCTCCCATATATGAGATGGATCCCGGCGACGGCATTGAGCAGAGGCTGAAGACCGAAGCTAGAGTAATGGATATTGAGTTTGAAGATCAGCAGTTTGTAGAGAGGGACTGGACGTTGCTGAGACAGCTGCTAGCTGATCACGGATCAGACGTTGATATCATAAACTCAGTCCCCGAGGATCTCAGCCTAGCGCAGTATCTTATCAATCAGACATTGCTCTTAGCTAGAGAAAATTCCAAATCTCAGGGCAAAGCATGGGGCGACTTGTCATCTCCCTTCGAGGACTCTACAAGTGTCACAGTGACTAGCTTTTCTCCAGATGAGTGCTCCTCCCCCCACGGAGAATGGACTATCCTTGAATTAGAAACCCATCACTAGAGTTGCAATTCTGCTTTTTctctcaattttatttttttcgttCCTTTGCACAGTCTTTATCAGGATTTGTCACTGGTAATGGCTACCTATTGATTTGTATCCGAAAGTTTCTATAGACTTCAACGAGACCTACATAGACCACATGGCTTGTATAGACCTATGACCAATATCCAGCGTCACCGCTTTCTTTCCGTCAGTACAAGTTACACATTGTTATTGTATTAAGAGAATATttatgatatacaatatataccataGATGTACAGCAGCCGCACGGACCGGACTGATACGTGCGCGTCACTTTACGCTACAGTCCCCACATACTCCTTTCCTTATGGTTTATAATGAAGATAGCGGCGTGAAATAATGCAAGTCGTGCCAAGGAGCACACGTTTTATTACGGTCTGTTTTGCATCGATTGCTTGAAGAAAACATGGGCATGtcagagggttttttttattattattattttgtggtACTTggtaataaaagcaaaaaattgtcttggaaaaaaaaaaaatctgatttagcATGAATGCTCTGTATTAATCACCGAGTATATTTGCTTTCCAATGCATTTAATAggccaaaatgtaaataaaaccaaaagGAATGAGCTGAAAATGATTTCTTAGATGTGTGTAAACTTCAATATCGTTGAAataattaaaacttttttttaagagTACGTTGAATATCTGCTGGTTATTAATGTCTGACTCATTGATCTGTTCTGATGGGATTTATCCATGCCATGGAGTGTACAAGGACCAGAGGACATACTTTCCAAAGCAAAGATATAGGAAAGGGTTCTTGAGAAGTCACAGTGCTTCCCAGCCATATTACCATGGAGCAAAGCTTATTTTCCAATGCCGTCTTCTAGGGAATTCCTGACCAAGCAATCCTCAGCCCAATGTTTTTATGGAATTGATAGTTAgaattaatataaataataaagtgaCTCCTAACATAGCCGATCATGGTGACCTGCACGACCGCTACAGAAAATACAAGCACGTGCCTTGGCTACTTTAGCGGGTTTGCTTATAGTCGGGCTCTCACCAGTACGATAAAACAGGCCATCAGTTAATTGCAGGGAGATTACAGTTCTGCTTTTTATCATAGGCTGCAATATGAGAGAATAGTTAAGAACAAAAAAATCCTAGACCAAGTCCTAGAATGCTTGTCATACTTGAACGAACTTGGTTTATAAAAGTCACATCTCCATAGTTGTGGATAAGTGTTGCAGTTACAAGAATTGCCTGTAGGGGGTCTTCTACACATGAGCCTTCTACATTTAATATTGCATTTCTGGCCTAGGGGGTGTCTGGGGAACCTCGCATTCAGAGCCTTCATCTATTAGGTGGGTCCTTCTCTGGAGGACCCACCACATCCATGCATATTAAGCCGACAGTCAATTGAGTTTACTGGCATTTGATAGACATTTGAATGTAAACTTTTTGTACCACTATCGTTTACCAATACAAGCtggttttaaggggttaaaaacaggATTGATTTTTTATGTTAATGCACTATTCTTCATGTAAATTGGCTTGGGCTGCAAAAACGAGATATTCACACAACAGCATTCCCATCATGAAACATGGTCTGTGTTCTGGCTGGGTTTCTCAGATTCACCATGGCCATGTGGAGGGAGCTAAAGAGCTATAATACCAAACTGGTATAGAGATGTGGGAGTAATATAGTAACATTATGGCAATTTGGgagctttctgtgaaaaactgcaATACATTGCCGTCACAGATTTTCCCTGGAGGTGGGAAGGGATTGTCTGGGACCTAAAGGTAATTGAGACTGATGATCAATCTAcaggataggtcagcaatatcagATCAGTTGAGGTTTGAGACCTGGACTCTGTCCTGATCTAGTCTTACGACCAAAACTTCTAAATGTCTAAAACTTGGACTCcgaccgatctgatactgatgacctatcctgtggaaaggtcatcagtatcaattaccttccgggcctggacaatccctttaatactgtgcCTTACACAATAGTCTTGAATAGTGtcaagtgagtagtattcgatcgaatacctcgccggcataggaatgcgtgtaatctgctgaacgccaaggggttaaacgcatcatataattgaagcgtttaaccccttgatgttcagcgaattacacgcattcctatgccggcgaggtattcgattgaataccactcgctcaacactagtcttgaattaaaaaaaaataaaaaaataaattttgctTTGGTCTTGTGCCACTGCACAGCCCTCAGATCATGTTTAGGAAGAGGGGGGGACTATAATTTCTGTCTCATGAATGTCACGTCACATGACTGCGTCCTGCAGCAGCAATTGTCCTTGGACATTACTACGGATGAAACGCGAACAAGGAACGCAGTGGCTAATCTAGTCACTATGGAGGAAACCCTAAAGCCTAGTACATATACAATGGTAAGTATTATCCTATATGCAGAATGTATTAAGCACATTGCAGGTGTATGGATTGTTACGGTTCCATCAGGCTCCGTTTACATGGTTTCGGTAGCCGGGTTCAGCCAAAACCTTACAAGTGCACTGCCTTCTGTAATCCTATTATTAGCCATGTTATGGGACAACAGCATGGGCATTTAGCCATTATTCCAGAGAACTGTCCCCACATGTTCATTCTTTGGCTACATATGGCTTCTAGACAAGGCCAACcctgctaaggccccacattgtggaaaagcagcttttttttggtgGCCGCTTATGCTGCAGTTGAGATTTTACCACAGTAACTGGGCCTAGTGTCCACTGCTGACAGAGAAGGCCTTAGAAATAGTTGTTGGCAGAACAGGTTTGTATGAGGTAAATTCAGGACAAATGCTTCTATAGAAATGTCTTGCTGTCACTTTCTATACATTATGTCCTTGCCTGGACCAGCTTAGTTTCTTGTTTTCTCGTAACGGCCATGATCGCTGTATAGAAAATGTCTTA contains:
- the BTBD8 gene encoding BTB/POZ domain-containing protein 8 isoform X1 is translated as MASASRTDLRGFTAKDAAERRKLRDLLSDQHSRDLLRLLNEEIHTDAILHVGQTKFKVHKAVLWARAPEFYKCVTKQDTGDSFTVQNVEPSEIQAFLKVIYSSPWNVREREDHILQMVQDQSLINLENSHDVCSHVGNDNTSNECVAQRGPAEENHNCDDISKSEAASDLGKDLLSLFKQSFATDITIQVEETPLHVHRAILCARSSYFAAMLSGCWAETSQDLIRIEGVKQADMMVVLHFIYGGIMDLPKNIDAGQILSVADMYGLEGLREVAIYTLKRDYCKFFLKPVAGMQQSVLECLYIAHTVGEEPLYTSCMRWIEKYFVKCWSERSFANLPAVLQESCLNVLVQSLSYRNAAFLLMESDRLISSLPGVKWAERARNLASELQEECVKFMVANFSQIIKSESFAHLLQAQGMSSRPYLLEHVFNEIEKNISFQNCSSLYMALDDLLHLATENEMVFTCKIQALRDKLWSFLVQSFYAVRHTEGWKLMRPSDQDKIQAVAFDKGDDRRLAKKPTFTSSQQNRTKSVKSGESQTTENKRLSDSVLLKHRKMKSDSLGASGHTTHLTRSSSGKGKEDDVKGKDIKKVVTKGAKDVKPTEKAATAKPKTSLKTKSENHDQSKIESCASKGDAAATPKPTTSIRMGTRPKVTNGSSNPPTKVKSLKKSDKDPASPVKGSLQSVKSINCNGELPNSSSSSGEHGAEEQPHSATSSPPVSKTLKSSIDGPKDPAVGTKSKSTVKISNGTTAKRKILEGESQDSGSSIKKPTDGGNDSALQKKKANKLSSCAAQRPKSAPASLTKKQGDGTNMPKSVSSKQPEAKQDTKSVTQSPSGDKHAPSIKKTTKPTAPSASKTQPNVSSNKHGGSKTSVQNHKEPKAKVQSTSKASTLNHKPGQKSAPAAVRNNHSQPAPCIEKDPPKPDAPESPVSSVNEGKQAADCQPVEGADRPEDAPLSAHECCQDISMGNQESMIQKPNLEHCRCQENNAPASVLPLRSNSEEDLTEVVNETKAVNVDGTGSGDSLSLNLSGEQRSDCKNICDSENSKCADSSSESELCSVKEVEKVPKQKERENTAFLEVSKTSSTNMQSRSNGTQSRLQGQQRTLNSTEHFVTCPAQGQTLGYQRDLDIEEVTDIHENSDMHFIGQWNNHSSMLHERESPESESGSASTSSDDIKPRSEDYDAGGSQDDDGSNERGISKCSTMRCHDFLGRSSSDTSTPEELKGYDGSLRIDVKMKKDSTELFRVNSTSDDEGPRKRTEPWLHRDGPRHSVNHTAVCSSVQFSQEIEHLSSSADETEDERSEADNAAPQAPPDAAVQPFQGIVNLAFDDMAEVDGENQRGPGNKSFMRSVLLSVDECEELGSDEADTHTTHGRKTASLTPSEVFEKDTTDGSSKKEDGRQMENTNERTSLAASHEIVEGNSGGGLENAESATCKGFYKPTESELKSQARPCHLDLYTEMPADAQRFCCTKTSNACKSHFLDYQGRDNHAPSTENSNTALSAGHIDDIDSMAQTCMYDHRPPKSLSPIYEMDPGDGIEQRLKTEARVMDIEFEDQQFVERDWTLLRQLLADHGSDVDIINSVPEDLSLAQYLINQTLLLARENSKSQGKAWGDLSSPFEDSTSVTVTSFSPDECSSPHGEWTILELETHH
- the BTBD8 gene encoding BTB/POZ domain-containing protein 8 isoform X2, with product MASASRTDLRGFTAKDAAERRKLRDLLSDQHSRDLLRLLNEEIHTDAILHVGQTKFKVHKAVLWARAPEFYKCVTKQDTGDSFTVQNVEPSEIQAFLKVIYSSPWNVREREDHILQMVQDQSLINLENSHDVCSHVGNDNTSNECVAQRGPAEENHNCDDISKSEAASDLGKDLLSLFKQSFATDITIQVEETPLHVHRAILCARSSYFAAMLSGCWAETSQDLIRIEGVKQADMMVVLHFIYGGIMDLPKNIDAGQILSVADMYGLEGLREVAIYTLKRDYCKFFLKPVAGMQQSVLECLYIAHTVGEEPLYTSCMRWIEKYFVKCWSERSFANLPAVLQESCLNVLVQSLSYRNAAFLLMESDRLISSLPGVKWAERARNLASELQEECVKFMVANFSQIIKSESFAHLLQAQGMSSRPYLLEHVFNEIEKNISFQNCSSLYMALDDLLHLATENEMVFTCKIQALRDKLWSFLVQSFYAVRHTEGWKLMRPSDQDKIQAVAFDKGDDRRLAKKPTFTSSQQNRTKSVKSGESQTTENKRLSDSVLLKHRKMKSDSLGASGHTTHLTRSSSGKGKEDDVKGKDIKKVVTKGAKDVKPTEKAATAKPKTSLKTKSENHDQSKIESCASKGDAAATPKPTTSIRMGTRPKVTNGSSNPPTKVKSLKKSDKDPASPVKGSLQSVKSINCNGELPNSSSSSGEHGAEEQPHSATSSPPVSKTLKSSIDGPKDPAVGTKSKSTVKISNGTTAKRKILEGESQDSGSSIKKPTDGGNDSALQKKKANKLSSCAAQRPKSAPASLTKKQGDGTNMPKSVSSKQPEAKQDTKSVTQSPSGDKHAPSIKKTTKPTAPSASKTQPNVSSNKHGGSKTSVQNHKEPKAKVQSTSKASTLNHKPGQKSAPAAVRNNHSQPAPCIEKDPPKPDAPESPVSSVNEGKQAADCQPVEGADRPEDAPLSAHECCQDISMGNQESMIQKPNLEHCRCQENNAPASVLPLRSNSEEDLTEVVNETKAVNVDGTGSGDSLSLNLSGEQRSDCKNICDSENSKCADSSSESELCSVKEVEKVPKQKERENTAFLEVSKTSSTNMQSRSNGTQSRLQGQQRTLNSTEHFVTCPAQGQTLGYQRDLDIEEVTDIHENSDMHFIGQWNNHSSMLHERESPESESGSASTSSDDIKPRSEDYDAGGSQDDDGSNERGISKCSTMRCHDFLGRSSSDTSTPEELKGYDGSLRIDVKMKKDSTELFRVNSTSDDEGPRKRTEPWLHRDGPRHSVNHTAVCSSVQFSQEIEHLSSSADETEDERSEADNAAPQAPPDAAVQPFQDECEELGSDEADTHTTHGRKTASLTPSEVFEKDTTDGSSKKEDGRQMENTNERTSLAASHEIVEGNSGGGLENAESATCKGFYKPTESELKSQARPCHLDLYTEMPADAQRFCCTKTSNACKSHFLDYQGRDNHAPSTENSNTALSAGHIDDIDSMAQTCMYDHRPPKSLSPIYEMDPGDGIEQRLKTEARVMDIEFEDQQFVERDWTLLRQLLADHGSDVDIINSVPEDLSLAQYLINQTLLLARENSKSQGKAWGDLSSPFEDSTSVTVTSFSPDECSSPHGEWTILELETHH